In Chiroxiphia lanceolata isolate bChiLan1 chromosome 2, bChiLan1.pri, whole genome shotgun sequence, a single genomic region encodes these proteins:
- the LOC116782514 gene encoding taste receptor type 2 member 40-like, with translation MLPPVLIISISIVAIEVVVGFIGNGFITTVNIINWIKSKKISSADMILIFLSTSRFILQMTVLMHIHSLYFTDVFKLALVYKVFGAVRMFVNHASLWFSTWLHVLYCVKIINVSQWVLLQIKLRIAGMVPWLLLGSLVMSSMTSLPLLWTTPSTYLCSSTGNCRENSTAHITDWNSSHLYLLLLYFVGCFFPLVLSMVTSALLITSLWKHRKNMQCYADTSRNALIDVHLTTIKSIISFLVLYLSSFVAQILLILSTSQSKDIVKVAVSLVVAGAYPSMHSIILIVVNSKLKAVFRNLCQHFKCHLENMSPSPKLERNALQ, from the coding sequence ATGTTGCCACCAGTTCTTATCATTTCAATAAGTATTGTAGCTATTGAAGTTGTTGTTGGATTTATTGGAAATGGATTTATTACAACTGTTAATATCATCAACtggattaaaagcaaaaaaatttcttctgctgaTATGATTCTGATCTTTCTGAGTACATCAAGATTTATCTTGCAGATGACAGTACTGATGCACATCCACAGTCTCTACTTTACAGATGTGTTTAAGTTGGCTTTGGTGTATAAAGTCTTTGGTGCTGTACGGATGTTTGTAAACCATGCCAGCTTGTGGTTCAGTACTTGGCTCCATGTACTTTACTGTGTAAAAATAATCAATGTCAGCCAATGGGTGCTGCTGCAAATCAAGCTCAGAATAGCTGGAATGGTCCCATGGCTTCTTCTCGGATCGCTGGTGATGTCGTCTATGACTTCCCTTCCTTTACTATGGACTACACCCAGCACTTATCTCTGCAGCTCAACAGGGAACTGCAGGGAAAATAGCACAGCTCATATCACTGACTGGAATAGTTCACATCTCTACCTGCTGCTTCTTTACTTCGTGGGCTGCTTTTTCCCTCTAGTACTGTCTATGGTAACCTCAGCTCTGTTAATTACCTCTCTgtggaaacacagaaagaacatGCAATGTTATGCAGATACTTCCAGGAATGCTTTGATAGATGTTCACCTAACTACCATTAAAtccattatttctttcttagtCCTGTATCTTTCCAGTTTTGTAGCTCAAATTCTGTTGATACTGTCAACATCTCAAAGTAAAGATATTGTGAAAGTTGCTGTATCCTTAGTTGTAGCTGGGGCGTATCCTTCCATGCACTCAATTATCCTGATCGTAGTCAATTCAAAACTGAAAGCGGTGTTTAGGAACCTTTGCCAGCATTTTAAGTGCCATTTGGAAAATATGTCTCCAAGCCCCAAGCTTGAGAGAAACGCTCTCCAGTAA